Proteins from a genomic interval of Oncorhynchus nerka isolate Pitt River linkage group LG13, Oner_Uvic_2.0, whole genome shotgun sequence:
- the dynlt1b gene encoding dynein light chain Tctex-type 1 — MDEFQTGEETAFVVDEVSTIIKESVEGAIGGNAYQHSRVNQWTTNVVEQSLSQLSKLGKPFKYIVTCVIMQKNGAGLQTASSCFWDNTTDGSCTVRWENKSMYCIVSVFGLAI; from the exons ATGGATGAGTTTCAGACTGGAGAAGAG ACTGCCTTTGTCGTTGACGAAGTGAGCACTATCATCAAAGAG TCAGTAGAAGGAGCCATAGGAGGAAATGCCTATCAACATAGCAGAGTGAACCAATGGACCACCAATGTAGTGGAGCAGTCCCTGAGTCAACTTAGCAAACTGGGCAAGCCTTTCAAGTACATTG TGACCTGTGTTATCATGCAGAAAAACGGGGCAGGTCTACAGACAGCCAGCTCATGCTTCTGGGATAACACCACTGATG GAAGCTGTACAGTGAGGTGGGAGAATAAATCCATGTACTGCATCGTCAGTGTCTTCGGCCTGGCCATCTGA
- the gtf2h5 gene encoding general transcription factor IIH subunit 5 — protein sequence MVNVLKGVLVECDPAMKQFLLYLDETSALGKKFIIQDLDDTHVFILAEVVHILQERVGELMDQNSFPITQK from the exons ATGGTCAACGTACTAAAGGGCGTTCTTGTCGAGTG TGACCCTGCCATGAAGCAGTTCCTACTGTACCTAGATGAGACATCTGCCCTGGGAAAGAAGTTTATCATCCAGGACCTTGACGACACCCATGTTTTCATTCTGGCTGAGGTGGTCCACATACTCCAGGAGAGAGTTGGGGAGCTGATGGATCAGAACTCCTTCCCCATCACTCAGAAATAA